The following coding sequences lie in one Sphingomonas sp. M1-B02 genomic window:
- a CDS encoding alpha/beta fold hydrolase, translating to MLRSETAASPERRAAALAGLRAYQDAERPAPRPPKPAIATAGRAKLRDYGGSGLPVVFVPSLINPPLVLDLARGNSLLRWLSRQGVRPLLVDWGTPTPDDHAQDATAHVERLLLPLLHSLDRPPALVGYCLGGTMAIAAAAATTLAGLVTIAAPWRFSAYGDALDPISALWDEAYATCAQLGVVPMEVLQSGFWQLDPARTVAKFERFARLAPGGSAEARAFVALEDWANGGAPLTFAAGRQMFDDFFSADLPGAGRWTIEGKTVDPQSLDCPALSFVSTTDRIVPAASAARIGEVRELAMGHVGMIVGGRARAALWQPLADWLSGLRATR from the coding sequence TTGCTGCGCAGCGAGACTGCAGCATCCCCCGAACGCCGCGCCGCGGCATTGGCCGGGCTGCGTGCATATCAGGACGCGGAGCGCCCCGCGCCGCGCCCACCCAAGCCCGCGATCGCGACGGCCGGGCGCGCCAAGCTGCGCGATTATGGCGGCAGCGGCCTGCCGGTCGTCTTCGTGCCCTCGCTGATCAATCCGCCGCTTGTGCTGGATCTCGCGCGCGGCAATTCGCTGCTGCGCTGGTTGAGCCGCCAGGGCGTCCGCCCGCTGCTGGTCGATTGGGGAACCCCCACCCCCGACGACCACGCACAGGACGCCACCGCGCATGTCGAGCGGTTGCTGCTCCCGCTGCTGCACAGCCTCGATCGCCCGCCCGCCTTGGTCGGCTACTGCCTGGGCGGAACGATGGCGATCGCCGCCGCCGCCGCGACGACGCTCGCCGGGCTCGTCACGATCGCCGCGCCGTGGCGCTTCTCGGCCTATGGCGACGCGCTCGATCCGATCTCGGCGCTGTGGGACGAGGCATATGCCACCTGCGCGCAGCTCGGCGTGGTGCCGATGGAAGTGCTCCAATCGGGCTTCTGGCAGCTCGACCCCGCCCGCACCGTCGCCAAGTTCGAACGCTTCGCCCGCTTGGCTCCAGGCGGCAGCGCCGAGGCCCGCGCCTTCGTCGCGCTCGAGGATTGGGCCAACGGCGGCGCCCCGCTCACCTTCGCCGCGGGCCGTCAGATGTTCGACGATTTCTTCTCGGCCGACCTGCCGGGTGCGGGCAGGTGGACGATCGAAGGCAAAACCGTCGACCCCCAGTCGCTCGATTGCCCCGCGCTGTCCTTCGTTTCCACCACCGATCGCATCGTCCCCGCGGCCAGCGCGGCGCGGATCGGCGAGGTGCGCGAGCTCGCGATGGGCCATGTCGGCATGATCGTCGGCGGCCGCGCACGCGCCGCTTTGTGGCAGCCGCTCGCGGACTGGCTAAGCGGACTGCGCGCGACTAGATAG
- the phaR gene encoding polyhydroxyalkanoate synthesis repressor PhaR: protein MKKTATGNGPVIIKKYANRRLYNTETSSYITLEHLAAMTREGRDFKVVDAKTDDDITHNVLTQIIMEEESRGQTMLPVNFLRQLISLYGDSMQAMVPGYLEASMDSFRRNQEQFKSAVEGAFANSPFAEIAKRNLAMFEAAAEAFKPGQVPGMPGVSGAPVAPAASATESGDDVSALKAELARLQDKIEKLGK, encoded by the coding sequence ATGAAGAAAACTGCTACTGGCAACGGTCCGGTCATCATCAAGAAGTATGCGAACCGCCGCCTCTACAACACCGAAACCTCGTCTTACATCACGCTGGAACATCTCGCGGCGATGACGCGCGAGGGCCGCGACTTCAAGGTCGTGGACGCCAAGACCGACGACGACATCACCCATAATGTGCTCACCCAGATCATCATGGAAGAGGAATCGCGCGGCCAGACGATGCTGCCCGTCAATTTCCTGCGCCAGCTGATCTCGCTATATGGCGATTCGATGCAGGCGATGGTTCCGGGCTATCTCGAAGCCTCGATGGACAGCTTCCGCCGCAACCAGGAACAGTTCAAGTCCGCGGTCGAGGGCGCCTTCGCCAATTCTCCCTTCGCCGAGATCGCCAAGCGCAACCTGGCGATGTTCGAAGCGGCTGCGGAAGCGTTCAAGCCCGGGCAGGTTCCCGGTATGCCGGGTGTGTCCGGTGCGCCGGTAGCCCCGGCTGCGTCCGCGACGGAGAGCGGCGACGATGTCTCCGCGCTCAAGGCCGAGCTCGCTCGACTGCAGGACAAGATCGAAAAACTGGGGAAGTAA
- a CDS encoding class I SAM-dependent methyltransferase, translated as MRQTLTVLAMLTTAVAFTSVAVGAPQTHRHAIHEATSAATRTPANLARDKYRHPAETLAFFGVEPDDTVVEIWPGGGWYTEILAPLTLAKGTLYAAGPWPNGLKGVQTLQAANPAVYGKVKLAAFPWAEGQPKVADGTADAVLTFRNVHNWRMGAGRPDKADYSAEAFAQMFAMLKPGGTLGIEDHRLPEGASAERERTSGYMKVSTVRRLAEAAGFRFVAASEVNANPKDSADWADGVWTLPPSYRLKDVDRAKYEAIGESDRMTLKFRKP; from the coding sequence ATGCGCCAGACCCTGACTGTCCTAGCAATGCTCACCACTGCCGTCGCCTTCACCAGTGTCGCCGTCGGCGCGCCCCAGACTCACCGCCACGCGATCCACGAAGCGACCTCCGCGGCGACGCGCACCCCCGCCAACCTCGCCCGCGACAAATATCGCCATCCGGCCGAGACGCTTGCCTTCTTCGGCGTCGAACCCGACGACACCGTCGTCGAGATCTGGCCCGGCGGCGGCTGGTACACCGAGATCCTCGCGCCGCTGACGCTGGCGAAGGGCACGCTCTATGCCGCCGGCCCCTGGCCCAATGGCCTGAAGGGCGTCCAGACGCTCCAGGCGGCGAACCCCGCCGTCTATGGCAAGGTCAAGCTGGCCGCCTTCCCCTGGGCGGAGGGCCAGCCCAAGGTTGCAGACGGCACCGCCGACGCGGTCCTCACGTTCCGCAACGTCCATAACTGGCGGATGGGCGCCGGCCGCCCCGACAAGGCGGATTATTCGGCCGAGGCGTTCGCGCAGATGTTCGCGATGCTCAAGCCTGGCGGCACGCTCGGCATCGAGGATCATCGCCTCCCCGAGGGCGCCAGCGCCGAACGCGAGCGGACCAGCGGCTATATGAAGGTCTCCACCGTGCGCCGCTTGGCCGAAGCCGCAGGGTTCCGGTTCGTCGCCGCTTCCGAGGTCAATGCCAATCCCAAGGACAGCGCGGACTGGGCCGATGGCGTGTGGACGCTTCCTCCCAGTTATCGCCTCAAGGATGTCGACCGCGCCAAATATGAAGCGATCGGCGAAAGCGATCGCATGACGCTCAAGTTCCGCAAGCCCTGA
- a CDS encoding aspartyl protease family protein — MLAFLLPAFALVQAEPKAATSLTPDTEARWVAFELTPYNQIRFALELNGHAAHAILDTGLSDTIVTAAFARTAGLIAYRRQRAAAIGGSVDVDWANLASLTFGGLARRGGRIGIAAASGERFGADAFLGSDILACCALEIDYDARRFRMLPSGRMPFAGTIVPLTRARASGVYQSEVRIGARRLRPIVVDTGDGAALTLSRAAWASVDYRGSPVTTTIGWGMGGASVTQIAVVPSVALPGLAPVESEVRVEGEGGFTARIGAAGRLGSGLLQRYRVLLDPGAGRMILQPGKTIAAPVIRSTSGLLLDFTAASLRVVHVMRGSPAALGGWRPGETICAAEGRDIADQVDRQGLVEWSVGTPGRTISLTLCHGTRRTLKLARFY, encoded by the coding sequence ATGCTGGCCTTCCTCCTCCCTGCTTTCGCGCTCGTCCAGGCCGAACCGAAGGCCGCGACCAGCCTCACCCCTGACACCGAAGCGCGCTGGGTCGCATTCGAGCTTACTCCCTACAACCAGATCCGCTTCGCGCTCGAGCTGAACGGCCACGCGGCCCACGCCATCCTCGATACCGGCCTCAGCGACACGATCGTCACCGCCGCCTTCGCGCGCACTGCCGGCCTCATTGCCTATCGCCGCCAGCGCGCCGCCGCGATCGGGGGGAGTGTCGATGTCGATTGGGCGAACCTCGCGTCGCTCACCTTCGGCGGCCTCGCGCGCCGGGGCGGACGGATCGGCATAGCTGCCGCCAGCGGAGAACGCTTCGGCGCCGATGCCTTCCTCGGCAGCGACATCCTCGCCTGCTGCGCGCTCGAGATCGACTATGACGCGCGCCGCTTCCGCATGCTTCCCAGTGGGCGGATGCCCTTCGCCGGCACCATCGTTCCCCTCACCCGCGCCCGCGCCTCGGGCGTGTACCAGTCCGAAGTCCGGATCGGCGCGCGGCGGCTGCGGCCGATCGTCGTCGATACCGGCGACGGCGCCGCGCTCACGCTCAGCCGCGCCGCTTGGGCCTCGGTCGACTATCGCGGCTCGCCGGTCACCACCACGATCGGCTGGGGAATGGGCGGCGCCAGCGTCACCCAGATCGCCGTGGTCCCATCGGTCGCCCTCCCCGGCCTCGCTCCGGTCGAAAGCGAAGTCCGCGTCGAGGGCGAGGGCGGCTTCACCGCGCGCATCGGCGCCGCCGGCCGGCTCGGATCAGGACTGCTCCAGCGGTATCGTGTTTTGCTCGATCCCGGCGCGGGCCGGATGATCCTGCAGCCGGGCAAGACGATCGCGGCGCCCGTCATCCGCTCGACCAGCGGGCTGCTCCTCGACTTTACCGCCGCATCGCTGCGGGTGGTCCATGTCATGCGCGGCTCGCCGGCCGCGCTCGGCGGGTGGAGGCCCGGCGAGACGATCTGCGCCGCCGAAGGTCGCGACATCGCCGATCAGGTCGATCGCCAGGGCCTCGTCGAATGGAGCGTCGGCACTCCGGGCCGCACGATCAGCCTGACTCTGTGCCACGGCACCCGGCGCACCCTGAAGCTCGCACGCTTCTACTGA
- a CDS encoding CpaF family protein, producing the protein MSAFGRRSGTSGGTGGRPAFGVARPMQGPGPAPRPSDSPLGGEQFPPIGSVPLPGASGDLDIMEQRDPASGSAANGDAMQRLADRQAQSGDAGNSRVEGFEASIHRIKEQVLPRLLERVDPEAAATLSKDELAEEFRPIIGEVLAELKLTLNRREQFALEKVLVDELLGLGPLEELLADPAISDIMVNGPEQTYIERKGKLELANINFRDEEHLFQIAQRICNSVGRRVDQTTPLADARLKDGSRVNVIVPPLSLRGTAISIRKFSAKPITLDMMAQGGSMSQKMATMLKIAGASRFNVVISGGTGSGKTTMLNAISKMIDPGERVLTIEDAAELRLQQPHWLPLETRPPNLEGQGEISIRDLVKNALRMRPDRIILGEIRGSECFDMLSAMNTGHDGSMCTLHSNSPREALARMENMVMMSDIKVPKEAISRQIADSVDLIIQVKRLRDGSRRVTNITEVIGMEGPVIVTQELFKFEYLDESADGKILGEYRSMGLRPYTLDKAKMFGFDSALLEACL; encoded by the coding sequence ATGAGCGCTTTCGGACGACGCAGCGGAACGAGCGGAGGAACAGGCGGCAGGCCTGCGTTTGGCGTCGCACGCCCGATGCAGGGACCCGGACCGGCTCCGCGCCCTTCCGATTCTCCACTGGGCGGTGAGCAATTTCCGCCGATCGGCAGCGTGCCGCTCCCCGGCGCCTCCGGCGATCTCGACATCATGGAGCAGCGCGATCCCGCTTCGGGCAGCGCCGCCAATGGCGATGCGATGCAGCGCCTCGCCGATCGCCAGGCGCAATCGGGCGACGCCGGCAATTCGCGCGTCGAGGGCTTCGAGGCCTCGATTCACCGCATCAAGGAACAGGTGCTCCCTCGCCTGCTCGAACGAGTCGACCCCGAGGCCGCGGCAACGCTCTCCAAGGACGAGCTGGCTGAGGAATTCCGCCCGATCATCGGCGAAGTGCTCGCCGAGCTGAAGCTGACGCTCAACCGCCGCGAGCAGTTTGCGCTCGAAAAGGTGCTCGTCGACGAACTCCTCGGCCTTGGGCCGTTGGAGGAATTGCTCGCCGATCCGGCTATCTCGGACATCATGGTCAACGGCCCCGAGCAGACCTATATCGAGCGCAAGGGCAAGCTCGAGCTCGCCAACATCAATTTTCGCGATGAAGAGCATCTGTTCCAGATCGCGCAGCGCATCTGCAACTCGGTCGGCCGCCGCGTCGATCAGACTACCCCCCTCGCCGACGCCCGCCTCAAGGACGGCAGCCGCGTCAACGTCATCGTGCCCCCGCTCTCCTTGCGCGGCACCGCCATCTCGATTCGTAAATTCTCCGCCAAACCGATCACGCTCGACATGATGGCGCAGGGCGGGTCGATGTCGCAGAAGATGGCGACGATGCTCAAGATCGCCGGCGCCAGCCGCTTCAATGTCGTCATCTCGGGCGGCACCGGCTCGGGCAAGACGACGATGCTCAACGCCATCTCCAAGATGATAGACCCCGGCGAGCGCGTGCTGACGATCGAGGACGCCGCCGAGCTTCGTCTCCAGCAGCCACACTGGCTCCCGCTCGAGACCCGCCCGCCCAACCTCGAGGGCCAGGGCGAGATCAGCATCCGCGATCTCGTCAAGAACGCCCTGCGTATGCGCCCCGATCGCATCATCCTCGGCGAAATTCGTGGATCCGAATGCTTCGACATGCTTTCGGCCATGAACACCGGCCATGATGGCTCGATGTGCACGCTCCACAGCAATTCCCCGCGCGAGGCGCTCGCCCGTATGGAGAATATGGTGATGATGTCGGACATCAAGGTGCCGAAGGAGGCGATCAGCCGCCAGATCGCCGACTCGGTCGATCTCATCATCCAGGTGAAGCGCCTGCGCGACGGTTCGCGCCGCGTGACCAACATCACCGAAGTGATCGGCATGGAAGGCCCCGTCATCGTGACGCAGGAGCTGTTCAAGTTCGAATATCTCGACGAGTCGGCCGACGGCAAGATCCTCGGCGAGTATCGCTCGATGGGCCTGCGCCCCTACACGCTCGACAAGGCCAAGATGTTCGGCTTCGACAGCGCGTTGCTCGAGGCGTGCCTGTAA
- a CDS encoding DUF6265 family protein encodes MLVPLLLAAAPPQALHLPTWLVGEWCEQTERARSCETWRAVGSAMTGSSEVVRADGESSGEQMRIGTVRGKTVFTATPDGDPPADFVLVRHGPGEMLFENAANEYPQRIRYWREGALLKAEISMLDGSRRLSWTYRRVK; translated from the coding sequence ATGCTCGTGCCACTATTGCTGGCCGCCGCCCCGCCCCAGGCGCTGCACTTGCCGACCTGGCTGGTGGGCGAATGGTGCGAGCAGACCGAGCGGGCCAGGAGCTGCGAGACGTGGCGTGCCGTCGGGAGCGCGATGACCGGCTCGTCCGAGGTGGTGCGCGCCGATGGCGAATCGTCGGGGGAGCAGATGCGGATCGGGACGGTGCGCGGGAAGACCGTCTTTACCGCGACGCCCGATGGGGACCCGCCCGCTGACTTCGTGCTGGTGCGCCATGGCCCGGGCGAGATGCTGTTCGAGAATGCGGCGAACGAATATCCGCAGCGGATCCGCTATTGGCGCGAGGGTGCGCTGTTGAAGGCGGAGATTTCGATGCTGGATGGTAGCCGGCGGCTGAGTTGGACGTATCGGCGGGTGAAATGA
- a CDS encoding ATP synthase F1 subunit epsilon, translating into MALHFELVTPERLVRSEEVHMVVVPGTEGDFGVLEGHAPLMSTVRDGTLEIYKSSMSETPQTIRIEGGFAEVNERGLTVLAERAE; encoded by the coding sequence ATGGCCCTGCATTTCGAACTCGTCACCCCCGAACGCCTCGTCCGCTCCGAGGAGGTCCATATGGTCGTCGTCCCCGGCACCGAGGGCGATTTCGGCGTGCTGGAGGGCCATGCCCCCCTGATGTCCACGGTCCGCGACGGCACGCTGGAAATCTACAAGAGCTCGATGAGCGAGACCCCCCAGACGATCCGCATCGAAGGCGGCTTCGCCGAGGTCAACGAGCGCGGCCTGACCGTGCTCGCAGAGCGCGCCGAGTAA
- the atpD gene encoding F0F1 ATP synthase subunit beta, with amino-acid sequence MTRPTDSGTQNVGRISQVIGAVVDVVFDAGLPSILSALETDNNGNRLVLEVAQHLGENTVRTIAMDSTEGLTRGQRVTDTGSQIRVPVGPMTLGRILNVIGEPIDERGPVGHTQTAPIHASAPPFVDQSTESAILVTGIKVIDLLAPYARGGKIGLFGGAGVGKTVLIQELINNIAKGHGGVSVFAGVGERTREGNDLYHEFLDAGVIAKDADGNPTPEGSKVALVFGQMNEPPGARARVALSGLTIAEYFRDVEGQDVLFFVDNIFRFTQAGSEVSALLGRIPSAVGYQPTLSTDMGALQERITSTNKGSITSVQAIYVPADDLTDPAPATSFAHLDATTTLNRAISELGIYPAVDPLDSTSRVLTPAIVGQEHYDTARAVQETLQRYKSLQDIIAILGMDELSEEDKLTVSRARKIQRFLSQPFHVAEVFTGIPGKFVAIEDTVKSFKAVVEGEYDHLPESAFYMVGGIDEAVAKAQKMAEDA; translated from the coding sequence ATGACTCGCCCCACCGACTCGGGCACCCAGAATGTCGGCCGCATCTCGCAGGTGATCGGCGCCGTCGTCGACGTCGTGTTCGACGCCGGCCTGCCGTCGATCCTGTCGGCGCTCGAGACCGACAATAACGGCAACCGCCTCGTCCTCGAAGTCGCGCAGCATCTCGGCGAGAATACGGTTCGCACGATCGCGATGGATTCGACCGAGGGCCTCACCCGCGGCCAGCGCGTGACCGATACCGGCTCGCAGATCCGCGTGCCCGTCGGCCCGATGACGCTCGGCCGCATTCTCAACGTCATCGGCGAGCCGATCGACGAGCGCGGCCCCGTCGGCCACACCCAGACCGCGCCGATCCACGCATCCGCGCCGCCCTTCGTTGATCAGTCGACCGAAAGCGCGATCCTGGTCACCGGCATCAAGGTCATCGACTTGCTCGCGCCCTATGCGCGCGGCGGCAAGATCGGCCTGTTCGGCGGCGCCGGGGTGGGCAAGACCGTGCTCATCCAGGAGCTGATCAACAATATCGCCAAGGGCCATGGCGGCGTCTCGGTGTTCGCCGGCGTCGGCGAGCGCACCCGCGAGGGCAACGATCTCTATCACGAATTCCTCGACGCGGGCGTCATCGCCAAGGATGCCGACGGCAATCCGACGCCCGAGGGTTCGAAGGTCGCGCTCGTATTCGGCCAGATGAACGAGCCGCCGGGCGCCCGCGCCCGCGTCGCGCTCTCGGGCCTGACGATCGCAGAATATTTCCGCGATGTCGAAGGCCAGGACGTTCTGTTCTTCGTCGACAACATCTTCCGCTTCACCCAGGCGGGTTCGGAAGTGTCGGCTTTGCTCGGCCGCATTCCTTCGGCGGTGGGCTATCAGCCGACCCTGTCGACCGACATGGGCGCGCTGCAGGAGCGCATCACCTCGACCAACAAGGGTTCGATCACCTCGGTGCAGGCGATCTACGTCCCCGCCGACGATCTTACCGATCCGGCGCCGGCAACGTCGTTCGCCCATCTGGACGCGACCACCACGCTCAACCGCGCCATCTCGGAGTTGGGCATCTACCCGGCAGTCGATCCGCTCGACTCGACGTCGCGCGTGCTCACGCCGGCGATCGTCGGCCAGGAGCATTATGACACCGCCCGCGCCGTCCAGGAGACGCTGCAGCGTTACAAGTCGCTGCAGGACATCATCGCCATCCTGGGCATGGACGAGCTTTCGGAAGAGGATAAGCTCACCGTCAGCCGCGCCCGGAAGATCCAGCGCTTCCTCAGCCAGCCGTTCCACGTCGCCGAAGTGTTCACCGGCATCCCCGGCAAGTTCGTCGCGATCGAGGATACGGTGAAGTCGTTCAAGGCCGTGGTCGAAGGCGAATATGACCATCTGCCCGAGAGCGCCTTCTACATGGTCGGCGGCATCGACGAGGCAGTCGCCAAGGCCCAGAAGATGGCCGAGGACGCCTGA
- a CDS encoding F0F1 ATP synthase subunit gamma — MASLKVLKLRIGSVKSTQKITKAMKMVAAAKLRRAQEAAEAGRPYAQRLESVVASLGSKVTVSESSPKLLAGTGKDQVHLLVVATSDKGLAGAFNTNIARLARKHARELTAAGKTVKIYTIGRKGRAVLNREFRANMVHGVEPGDLGKLGFADARGFADDLVARYEAGEFDVATLFYSNFKSVLTQEPTAQQIIPVALPAATTTAAPAGTAADAAVIYEPDEESILADLLPRNVAIQLYRAIRENAASEQGSKMTAMDNATRNAGDLIKRLSIQYNRARQAAITTELVEIISGAEAL; from the coding sequence ATGGCCAGTCTCAAGGTACTGAAGCTTCGCATCGGCTCGGTAAAGTCGACGCAGAAGATCACCAAGGCGATGAAGATGGTCGCCGCCGCCAAGCTGCGCCGTGCGCAGGAGGCGGCGGAAGCCGGGCGTCCCTACGCCCAGCGGCTCGAAAGCGTCGTCGCCAGCCTCGGCTCGAAGGTGACCGTCAGCGAATCCAGCCCCAAGCTGCTCGCCGGCACCGGCAAGGATCAGGTCCACCTGCTCGTCGTCGCCACGTCGGACAAGGGCCTGGCCGGCGCGTTCAACACCAACATCGCCCGCCTGGCGCGCAAGCATGCCCGCGAGCTCACCGCCGCGGGCAAGACGGTCAAGATCTACACGATCGGCCGCAAGGGCCGCGCCGTGCTCAACCGCGAGTTCCGCGCCAACATGGTCCACGGCGTCGAGCCCGGCGATCTCGGCAAGCTCGGCTTCGCCGATGCTCGCGGTTTCGCCGACGATCTCGTCGCGCGCTACGAGGCCGGCGAGTTCGACGTTGCGACCTTGTTCTACTCGAACTTCAAGTCGGTCCTGACCCAGGAGCCGACCGCGCAGCAGATCATCCCGGTCGCGCTTCCCGCGGCCACCACGACGGCTGCCCCGGCCGGCACCGCTGCCGACGCCGCGGTGATCTACGAGCCCGACGAGGAGTCGATCCTCGCCGATCTGCTGCCGCGCAACGTCGCGATCCAACTCTATCGCGCGATCCGCGAGAATGCGGCCTCCGAGCAGGGCTCGAAGATGACCGCGATGGACAATGCCACGCGCAACGCCGGCGATCTGATCAAGCGGCTGTCGATCCAGTATAACCGCGCGCGCCAGGCCGCGATCACGACCGAGCTGGTCGAGATCATCTCTGGCGCCGAAGCCCTCTGA
- the atpA gene encoding F0F1 ATP synthase subunit alpha, producing MDIRAAEISRVIKDQIASFGTEAEVSETGQVLSVGDGIARIHGLDNVQAGEMVEFANGIQGMALNLEADNVGVVIFGSDSEIKEGDTVKRTGTIVDVPVGKGLLGRVVDGLGNPIDGKGPIVSDQRSRVEVKAPGIIPRQSVSEPMQSGLKAIDALVPVGRGQRELIIGDRQTGKSAVAIDTFINQKAANAGDDESKKLYCVYVAVGQKRSTVAQLVRTLEENGAMEYSIVVAATASEPAPLQFLAPYTGTAMGEYFRDNGMHALIVFDDLSKQAVAYRQMSLLLRRPPGREAYPGDVFYLHSRLLERAAKMSDAFGGGSLTALPIIETQAGDVSAYIPTNVISITDGQIFLETDLFFAGIRPAINVGLSVSRVGSAAQTKAMKKVSGSIKLELAQYREMAAFAQFGSDLDASTQKLLNRGARLTELLKQPQFSPLPFEEQTVSIFAGTQGYIDAVAVQDVVRYEAAMLADMRANHADILGAIRDSKDLKDDVRDRLKEALAAFAKTFA from the coding sequence ATGGATATCCGCGCCGCAGAAATCTCCCGGGTCATCAAGGACCAGATCGCCAGCTTCGGCACCGAGGCCGAAGTCAGCGAGACCGGCCAGGTGCTGTCCGTCGGTGACGGCATCGCGCGCATCCACGGGCTGGACAATGTCCAGGCCGGCGAGATGGTCGAATTCGCCAATGGCATCCAGGGCATGGCGCTCAACCTCGAGGCCGACAATGTCGGCGTCGTGATCTTCGGCTCCGACTCGGAGATCAAGGAAGGCGACACCGTCAAGCGCACCGGCACGATCGTCGACGTCCCCGTCGGCAAGGGTCTGCTCGGCCGCGTCGTCGATGGCCTCGGCAATCCGATCGACGGCAAGGGGCCGATCGTCTCCGATCAGCGCAGCCGCGTCGAAGTGAAGGCGCCGGGCATCATCCCGCGCCAGTCGGTCAGCGAGCCGATGCAGTCGGGCCTCAAGGCGATCGACGCGCTCGTCCCCGTTGGCCGCGGCCAGCGCGAGCTGATCATCGGCGATCGCCAGACCGGCAAGTCCGCCGTCGCGATCGACACCTTCATCAACCAGAAGGCGGCCAACGCCGGCGACGACGAGTCGAAGAAGCTCTATTGCGTCTATGTCGCGGTCGGCCAGAAGCGTTCGACCGTCGCGCAGCTCGTCCGCACGCTCGAAGAGAATGGCGCGATGGAATATTCCATCGTCGTCGCGGCAACCGCGTCCGAGCCCGCCCCGCTCCAGTTCCTCGCGCCCTATACCGGCACCGCGATGGGCGAATATTTCCGCGACAACGGCATGCACGCGCTGATCGTGTTCGACGATCTGTCGAAGCAGGCAGTCGCCTATCGCCAAATGTCGCTGCTGCTGCGCCGCCCGCCGGGCCGCGAAGCCTATCCCGGCGACGTCTTCTATCTCCACAGCCGCCTACTCGAGCGCGCCGCGAAGATGTCCGACGCGTTCGGCGGCGGCTCGCTGACCGCACTGCCGATCATCGAAACGCAGGCGGGCGACGTGTCCGCCTATATCCCGACCAACGTGATCTCGATCACCGACGGCCAGATCTTCCTCGAGACCGACCTGTTCTTCGCGGGCATCCGCCCGGCGATCAACGTCGGCCTGTCGGTCAGCCGCGTCGGCTCGGCCGCACAGACCAAGGCGATGAAGAAGGTCTCCGGCTCGATCAAGCTCGAGCTGGCCCAGTATCGCGAGATGGCCGCCTTCGCGCAGTTCGGCTCGGATCTCGACGCTTCGACCCAGAAGCTGCTGAATCGCGGCGCACGCCTGACTGAGCTGCTCAAGCAGCCGCAGTTCTCGCCGCTGCCGTTCGAAGAGCAGACCGTCTCGATCTTCGCGGGCACGCAGGGCTATATCGACGCCGTCGCGGTGCAGGACGTGGTCCGCTACGAAGCGGCGATGCTCGCCGACATGCGCGCGAACCATGCCGACATCCTCGGCGCGATCCGCGACAGCAAGGACCTCAAGGACGACGTCCGCGACCGGCTCAAGGAAGCCCTCGCCGCCTTCGCCAAGACGTTTGCGTAA
- a CDS encoding F0F1 ATP synthase subunit delta, giving the protein MENSGGIQASLSGRYAIALFELARESKALTQVEASLATVRDALAQSADFKALTTSPLVSRGDAAKAIAATAAELKLDPTTANFLGVLAHNRRLGQLPAIIRAFRDLAAQDRGEMTAEVVSAHPLDDDQVAALKDQLRARVGRDVSVDLSVDPALLGGLVVKIGSQMIDSSIRTRLNSLAHAMKG; this is encoded by the coding sequence GTGGAGAATTCCGGCGGTATCCAGGCCAGCCTAAGCGGACGTTACGCCATCGCCTTGTTCGAGCTTGCTCGCGAGTCGAAGGCGCTGACCCAGGTCGAGGCGAGCCTCGCGACGGTGCGTGACGCGCTCGCGCAGTCGGCCGACTTCAAGGCGCTGACCACCAGCCCGCTGGTGAGCCGCGGCGACGCGGCAAAGGCCATCGCGGCCACCGCTGCCGAGCTCAAGCTCGATCCGACCACGGCTAATTTCCTCGGCGTGCTCGCGCACAACCGCCGGCTCGGCCAGCTTCCCGCGATCATCCGCGCGTTCCGCGATCTCGCGGCGCAGGATCGCGGCGAAATGACCGCCGAAGTCGTCTCCGCCCACCCCCTCGACGACGATCAGGTCGCCGCGCTGAAGGATCAGCTGCGCGCCCGGGTCGGTCGTGACGTTTCGGTCGACCTCTCGGTCGATCCCGCTTTGCTCGGCGGGCTGGTCGTCAAGATCGGCAGCCAGATGATCGATTCGTCGATCCGCACTCGTTTGAACTCCCTCGCGCACGCGATGAAAGGCTGA